Below is a genomic region from Ziziphus jujuba cultivar Dongzao chromosome 7, ASM3175591v1.
TTTTTTACCAAATCAACCTTATTATATGGCCAAATTGGACTGGGAAGATAGGAGGAAGGaattaaaacaagaaaaagcatAAAAGATGTCAAGCAAATAAAACGTTTAATGGCATTTGAGATGGTCCAGAAATGCATCCAAGTATCGGTTTTGTCTATCCATATCTCCAAACAGTTCACTCATTTCCTTCACTCTTTCTCTGTAAATTTTCCCATTTTCTTCAACCATCACCAACCTAAGAGACTCGGCCACGGCATTACTGGTAAACGACCCATCTCTTTCATTTCTCGGTACGCAACGACCCATCTTCTTCTCCTCCAAGATCCTAGTATATATTCCTTGATCAGCAGTCAAGGGCAGCAATATCAAAGCTCTCTGAAACTTAAGAGACTCAACCACAGAGCTCCCCCCAGAGTGAGTCAAGTGTCCCCCGACCGATTCATGAGCTAGAATCTTCAGCTGAGGAGCCCAAGTCTTCCACACCACTCCACGTCCTTCGACTCGCTCTTCGAACCCTGCCGGTAAAGCGGCTGCTTGAGTTAATCTTAGTACCCAGAAGAAGGGCAATTGAGACTTTTCCAACCCAAAAGCTATCTCAGTAACTTCTTCTTGTCCCGGTTTCGCTTCAGATCCGAATGCCACGTACACGACACTACCTTTCTCTTGCTTGTCCAACCAACTCTTCATCTTCAACCAAGTCTCTGTCTCTGTTTCATCACCTCCGTTATCATTTTGATCGCCAGCTGGGGATAACTGACCGATTGGCAAAACCGGTTTGTTGTAAATATTCCGAAGCAGCCGAAACCATTCGGGTTCGAAATCGATGCAGCCTCGAATGGCCACCACGTCACAGCTTTCGATTCCGGCTCCGATTCTGTATACATCCGAAACTCCCGAATCGTTAGGTGACATGCTGTCGAATATCCGCTTGATCTCGAAGTAACGAAACGCCACCGTTGTTGGGAAATCGATCCATTTTGGAGGAACCGTGTAGTCCTCAGGCTTGGTTCTGATTTCATAATTAACACTGCTCTCGCCTTTCAAAACCGATGGGGGTCCCATAAAACCGAGAGTTGGTGATATGAATATGCTAAAGAAGGAGGTTTTTATACCTAATTTGGATGCAATTGGAGCTACCCAATAAGGGGCAAAATCATAAATTATCAAATTGGGATTCGAAGATTGAAGGAACAAGGTAACCGATTCTTGGAGACCATCATAAGCTTTCTTAAGGTATTGGATCGTATGGTATGGAACATCGATCGTGGCCTCTGCATCCTCAGGAAGACCTTCGACGTGTGGCAATGGCAGGTTTACAAAGTTGATCGAGTTGGGTGGGAGTTTTGGGAGGCGATTGATGTTTCGAGGGGTGCAGAGGAAGGAGACACGGTGACCCTTTTGAGCAATGAGTTTGGCTAACTCTAGGAAGGGGATCATATGGCCGAAAGCTAGCCATGGGAATAATGCTATGTGAAGCTTATTGTCTTTCTCAGCCATCTCTATAATACTACTTGTCTTTCTCTTCTAGCTCTTGAATCCACTTTCATTAGCTGCCTCAGCCCGGACATTATAGAGAGACTACTATCTGCACGATCTGACCAACTCTTTTTAACTTttactattaattaatattttattcatgcaGCGTCTTCATGACTCTCCATTACTTACGAACCACGTGTTTGCACTTATTTGAAGAGAGGCACATTGATGTTGATGGTACAACCAATCACTTAGCAAAATGATAAATTGGTGGGGTCAAAGCTCTGGCCCTGGCCGAATGGAACCCACCTGTAGGCTACCATAGGTATTATGatattgaataaaaaaccaACATGTAGTGTACGTAAAGATTccatatcttctttttttttttttttttttttttgataaaagaaaagattCCATATCGTATTGATTAATTGCTGAAACCGACCAAATAGATCAATCGGTTCGATTTTATATTGGTTTTACAAATCATCAATGCTCTGATTCGGTTGGGGATACTTGGCTCATCATGCTCTACTTAATTCCATATCACCATGCTctacttaaatttaattaaactcATATGCCATCATGCTCTACCTAATTTAATCAgataatatctatatatctgTGCACGTAACAAAAACAAagggcaaaaaacaaaaaagtaaccATGGCAAAACTTGAAACGTGAAAGAcaataatttaagaaaaacGTGTGGAGAATTCcatttaaaatcatattattatttgagaCAAAAGGACTTGCacgttttttgtgttttttgacaATATTAAACGAGAAGAGAATTTCACCCAATTAATGAAGgtttgaaccttttttttttttttttttgtggggggggaATATTTAAACCTTAAATAGCACTCAATAGCCTTATAGCTACATTTTTTCTAAAGAGAAAAAGCAGAATAGGATATACATATAGCGGACGACAACAATAAGCTTCACATGGTATTGTTCCCATGGCTACCCTTTGGCCATAAAATACCCTACCTAGAGTATAGATTTGGAGCCGCAATCGAACCCGAATGGCTTCAACTGGTCGAAAATGTTCACGGGAAGCCGGTGTTACCGGTCGGCCAGTTTCCTCATAGTGTATACCTGACAACGGAGATGAAACGGAGACGTGGAGGACCATAAAGGGAGTGGCTGGAGAAgcagaagaaggaagaagggaGTGTTGTGTACGTGCCATTTGGAACTGAGGCGAAACATGCACTGGAACAAATCATGGCCATAGCTCTTGGATTGGAACAGTCTCAGTTGCCATTCTTATGGTTTTTAAGAACCGGATCAGTTGCTTGTGGGCTGATGGAGTTACTGGAAGGGTTCAAGGAACGGAACAGAGGACGTGGGCTGATGTGGAACTAGTTGGGCTCCTCAACTGAAGAATCCAGCTCATGATTCTTTTCGGGGACATTTGGCCCAGTCCAGCCGGGTAGGGTTCAGTGGTAGAGCCTGTTGCATGTCCGAAAACCTATGACTTTATTGACCAACGTTTCCAACCAGGGAATAAATGCTAGGATTTTGGAGGAGTAGAAAATGGGTTACTGTATTCCCAGAGATTATCAAAACGGGTCGTTTAGTAGCGATGCGGTGGCCAAGTCTTTAAGGTTGGTGATGGTTGAAGAAGAGGGGAAAATTTACAGGGACAAAGTCAAGGAAATAAGTGGATTGTTTGCTGACATGGATAGACAAGACCGATACTTGGGATAAAACGTCTTGACTTTCAACGGATTAGTAGCAAATAATTTATTCTATGATTTGTACGTAGGCATTAGTGCTATTTTGTTGTTTCTGGTTTGTTCTTCACCGGcatttatatttgataaataagtcGTCTTAGTGATGTgcttattactattattatttcgAAATagttttttgcttatttttggATATATAACTAAGAAATTCTTTCAATAATAAACATGGAGATACTTAgtcatcaattttgatttttttaatatatataatatgaacgTCTTAATCTGTCTCCATCATCACAGAACAGTCGATGAGTCAGTTTAGTGTGCATATAAATTTGGCTCTCATTAGCCGTGCACATGCCGCATTCGTTCTCCGAATccatatctatataaataaacTCCTTTAACAGTAAAGTACAAACAAAAATAGTAGCCGCCTTTTGCGAAAATAACAGAAACAAACCCAAAGCCACACCATGATCACAAACTTGTGATTAAGTGCCTATCTACActattaaaattcaattatgcaattaaaaacaaaacaattaatgatttcttttttagcTCCTTCCTCCCAAACTTCAGAAAAagctatttaccaaaaaaaacttCAGAAGAAGCTTCACAAGATGGTGTCCAATGAATCGTtcctttgtttattttgtttattttgtttattttgtttttattttttatttttagtgttACCATTCAATGATTTCAAGATATTATAAATTAGCCGAAAACTGATGTCAGCCCATAATTAATGGACCACACCATCAAATGAATGTGGGAATAATGGTAAAACCTTACTTTTACAAAAGCTTACAGTGTTTATGAGTGTTTAAAAGTGAACATTTACTTGATAATATCAAGCCATAAAACCTGTTATCATTGGACAGGCTTTTTAAATACTATTTATACTATCCATGTGGTATATCTTTTCGATGAAATAATTCTGTGGTGTATCTTTTTTCACAATCCATATGGATTCCACCGCTTGACGAGATGCCAGAGTTGTAGAAATTTTTGCAAGCACCCTGACATGAAAATTCAAACATTAcataattatcattaaaaaagaaGGGAACCACACTAGTCAATTATTGTCTTAACTTTCCAATccgaaaaaataaatgaataaataaaatatcaaagctTATAACACAAATTCTAAAACACACCCAACAATGCAAAGGTTCAAAGTTTGGACTTAAATGATTAagcatatgattttttttatttttttttatcttcagtAGCCATTTGTTGTCTGTGCATTCAATTGTCCTTTGCCCTTAAACTTGATTTGGCCATGTCCATAAATAATAGAAGATGGTGAGGGAAACTAATTAGatttgaagaagaaagaagagaagtCAATCTTGGAGAGTTGGAGTCATGGTGGATCAGAAAGAGTGGTGGAGGATGATCGGAGAAGACGAAGTGAAGATGAGATAAAAagcctattaattaattaaaccttaaaaaaaattgatatttttaaaatacctAAATTTCTTTTACAGGGCAGGTGCAATTATACCTTATTAATTGCTttagtaaatattataatatttcaaataaaatatctgAACTCATCTAAATTGAAAAGATTAAAGCGAATTGAAATATTCTATTGGAGCAAAaccgaaaaattaaaaagtacctCAATATTGCCACCCAAGTGATCACGTGGTGTGGTCGAGATTATTGGAGGCAAAAGAGTGACAAATGCAGCACTTTTACCAAATTTATGTATTCTGTTCAATACATGTAGTACAGTATTCATCTATTACGTGAATGATTTATATATCGTGAATATTCACaacgaaaaaaaattattatagttaatattattacaaaaaaaatataataataattattttaaaaattatcattaatatttatagtttccATATGGACTATCTATATTATAaactttttctatatatatatatatattcaatttatattttatatattttattatatatactcAATTCATACTTAATAAAATgcttatcttttatatatatatatatatatactattttatacattttatattttttaagagattatttttttaaaatagaattttagtgattgaatattaataaaaaaaatctgatattaaaactattaaatcaattttatataagcttctatatatatatatatataattataattttctctaaaaaaaaatatgcatatatttatgtaatttgatTGGTTCCtatatttttctatcttttaaGTTCAGAAATAATTCGTTTAGAttggatatatatttacttCCCTAAAGTTGTATGGGATTTAACCGGTGACCAAAAATGAAGGTGAAAGGAAGCATATGGATGCTTCATTATTGGATGTAATTGGCAAGATTGACGTGCTAACAATTAAATTGATTTCTTTACagatagtttaaaaaaataaaaaaggattcTGAGATTTTTGTATACGTAGAAAATGCTTATTTATCATTGAAACCTATGATATTATTGACCTTTGGTGCAGACCAATGAATAAACACTaggattaccaaaaaaaatataaaatataaaataaaatgggtTATTGCATTccgaaaaattatcaaaacggATCGTTTAGTACCGATGCAGTGACCAAGTATAGCGATGCAGTGGCCAGGTCTATgagggtttatttatttattgttgaatagGCCGAGTCTCTGAGGCTGGTCATGGAAGAAGGTGAGGGGAAAATTTGCCGGGATAAAGTCGGGGAAATGAATGGACTGTTTGCCGACAGGGATAGACAATACCTCTGCTTAAATAATTTCCCCGGACCCGTCTTCGATCCTCCTTCCAacgaagattttttttttattaaataatatatattaaaatattattagatgatataaaaaaataaatttttaaatagataattaaattaaaaaataatttaattaaatattattatattatttattatattatttgataaataaatttaataaatatttttataactttaatattattgaaaagttatacttgttaattgaaaaattatataaatatgaatgtgTATCAATCCCCATTATTAACTATGTGACACACTTCCACATTTATTCTCATTCCTATTTGTGTAATCCACTTGCAACTTATGTAATTCATttactaatattaataatataccaatattaattatgtatattaCTATGTAACCCAATTCTAAGAGGCTAtgttaacaacaacaatatacACAAGTAGGGTTTTTTAATGGGCGAACATCTGCAATTTTATATAGTgttgtttataaaaatatcaatttttaaaaaaaatttcgtcaacattattatacaaaaattatgatatttttaaaaaataattatttttttagatatccatataattaaaaaatacggACCTTTATGCTATATAATTGTCATATTCAAGTATAAGataattctttttcttcctatatttatcttttctcttttgttttgaatttatattttctttttgtgtttataATCTTAGTTTGTTTTGCAATTACATCATATCAAAGTTTCTATCAATTTGACATCATGTTGAGGTAAATTTTGTGCTTACAAAAAAGGTTAATGCAAGTTTACCAAATTATTTGACTTAAGATTACTTAATTGTATAAAAGTTTAGCTAGTTACGATTTAATAATAGTTAATTTAATAGCGGATGACTAAATATGCAGCCGTCCTTTTGCATTTGCATTGCCATCTTGCAGGTATATcatttttgtcaaaattcttTATGAGTTGTtactatttttctattataaccGAAACATACCCAAAACCACACTATGATCACAAACTCATGATTAAATTGCTCATGATTAAATTGCCTGTCTATgctattaaagatttaattatgctttcaagcaaaatatatatatatatatatataaattctatgtTACGGATCacgtttaaattaatattttttaaaaaaaatattaacttttattgtatatatatatatatatatatgtacacaatgTATATAAgaaaatcgattttttttttttcaaaacagtATCGTGATCCTCACCACACCGTAAAAACTACTCGTTGTATGTATTCAATTAtgcaattgaaaaaattaaaaacgaaCAAtgaattatttcctttttagCTCCTCCCTTCAAAACTCCAGAAGAAGCTTTAATAGATGGTGTCCAATCAatcatttcttttgtttttgggtccGCCGCTACCGTTCAATCATTTCAAGATAATATAAATTAGCCGAAAGCTGATATCAGCGCATCGGCAATGGATTATAACAAATGAATATGGAAATAATCCTTTTTTTTCACGCGTATCTTCTGCCAGGAGCATatccaattaaaaatatatttttattatttatatttttaaatttaatattgaaatattcttttttaattgtcAATGTAATATTAATGTCAAattttggtattattttttcaataatatatactaaaaaatagtattaacaaaaattatgaaaaaaattaaaatttgaaaattatattatttaatcatgtagacctcataaattttattgtagtaaggtggtcTACTACTAAAAGTTTCCATTCTAGTTTTAGTGCCCaattttaatacttaaaaaaaattaaacactcaaaattatattatttaattatgtagaTTCTATAGATTTTATTGTAGCGaggttatttaaaaaaaaaaaatgctaatcgACATTTTTTGCATTGTACTATCgaagaacataaaaaaaaaacatatttagattatattttgCCATTACAATAGTAAAATGCAATATTATTGGAGATGCTTTAATTATAAgtgataaattttattgatatcaTTTccattttatcataattatattttttatttatcttttttagaaatttttattaatatattttcagtttttttaatCTATCAAAGCATATATAACGTTTTAGTGGCAGATGGATATTTTTGTAtgttctttctttaaaaaaaaaaaatgtattttacaattaataatttgtaaaatataattttgatcttTAATTGTCAACGTTAAttggtaaaaaataattgatgggTCTATTTGGATATAATAGAAAACTGGATATAATAGAACTGAAAAAAAGACAGTAACTTTGGCCTTCATAAAAAGTAGAATCTTaatataattaagataaaattgaagacgatcaaataaaatttactaaTCAATTAACTATCCGAACTCTTAGTCTCAGTGTTTTacaataatttgttttatctaatttcttaatttattttgaaaatattttcaaaaaactaaatCCGTCATTATTTGTTCTAAGAAATACTAACAgttttaaaacaaaacaaaagagttatggcagaaaaaaaaaaatatatatatatatatatatatcacaaatCAAAAGAGGTAtcgtgggaaaaaaaaaatatatatatatatataatagaaaaaattcTCATCAACACAATAAAGTCTCTCGAACTGGGTATTACATCAATATCTGACAGTTGACATCGTTTGTAATAGAACCAGCAGCAAcaagataaaacaaaatcacATGCATCATGCTCTTCttaatttaatgataaaaacgGATAGCTTATTGACATTAGTTACATATAATCTAATTTCCccatcttcttctctttttcttttttcttttttccttttttttttttttttttgggagattgTCTATCGGACAACGGCGAATAtcagaataaaaaatttacaatatatatacacaggtacgtatgtatatatatatattaaaaaaaagcaaaattttgaacatcatcaaaatttatatgagattcatatatatatatatatataaactttcagCACCTTTATTAAGTTATTAacccataaattattttaaagattaaaatttagaaCTGTTTGGGTAATCTGAATAAGTTAtgtaacatataaaaattttaaaaaggtaaaatgATCTCCGTTAATGCCCATTTaagtactaaaaataattttacattttaattttaatcttttaattattaaaaataaatttatatctcaatttttaaaaaaattcaaacgttaaaaaaataaaattttaatagaaaaaccataaaaatattctgataatataatttttctatatatatataaaatttagaaaattatttttcaaccaATATTCTttgtagtttaattatttttgaattttgtgcCCGTAGTGATGAGTAAGCACCAGCATCCCCTAATTGGCGGCATCAATCCAGAAGCTTGTCGCCATGACATTTTAATTGATAACTCacattaaacaaaacaaaattttcattatgaTTATACTTTGTTTAGGATAATGGAATTTACATAATGAAATACATACACATTTCACACACATTTTGACATTCAAAAAGTTAGAGAGTGGAGGCCGTGTGGTAGCTCTGATGGCAGGGAGAGCCTCaccagcaaccaaaaaaaaaaaagaaaaaaacaaaaagttagaGAGTGATTTTTGACTAATACAACATTtgttataaatttcaaaaacgTTGAAACTACATGGATTATCGGTGCCAAACATGGATATATAAATTTGGTTGCGGTACAGCTAGCAACCGTCTTTTAACTCTTTTCCagagaagagaaagaatttGAAATGCAAAACCATTAACCAAATTATAGATGGCGGAGAAAGATAAGCTTCACATAGCATTATTCCCATGGCTAGCTTTTGGGCATATGATCCCTTACCTAGAGTTTGCAAAACTCATTGCCCAAAAGGGTCACCGTGTCTCCTTTCTCACAACCCCTCGAAATATCTATCGCCTCCCAAAACCACCTTCCAATTCAACCATTCAGCTCAACTTCGTCAGCCTCCCGTTGCCTAAAACACAAAATCTCCCCGAAGATGCAGAAGCTACAGTCGATGTCCCTTACGATAAGATCCAATATCTTAAAAAGTCTTACGATGGTCTCCAAGAATCAGTCACACTCTTCCTTGAAGCTTCACGTCCCGATTGGATCCTATACGATTTTGTTCCTTATTGGGTCGCTCCAATTGCATCTAAAATGGGTATTAAAACAGCCTTCTTTTCCGTCTTCACAGCcttcaatctttcttttcttggaCCCGTATCGGTTTTAAAAGGTGAGACCGATGATCGGAGAAAGATTGAAGATTTCACCGTCCCTCCGAAATGGATACCTTTTCCCACAACGGTGTCGTATCGTTACTTCGAGATTAACCGGATATTTGACTTCGTGACGGTTAATGATTCTGGTGTTCAGGATGTGTATAGGTTTGGAGCCTCACTTGAAAGCTGTGATATAGTCGCTGTTCGAAGCTGCTCGGAATTCGAACCCGAATGGATTCAACTGCTTCAGAATATTCATCAAAAACCAGTGTTACCGGTCGGCCAGTTTCCTCCCTTAATAGGTGATAATGGAGACGAAACCCATCAGACATGGAAGACGTTAAAGGAGTGGTTAGACAAGAAGAAAAATGGGAGTGTTGTGTATGTCTCATTTGGAACTGAGGCAAAACTAACTCGGCAAGAAATCACCGCCATAGCTCTTGGTTTGGAACAGTCTCAATTGGCCTTTTTATGGGTTTTAAGAACCGGCTCGGTTGCTGGTGGGCTAGTCCAGTTACCGGAGGGGTTCGAGGAACGGACAGGAGGACGTGGGCTGATGTGGAACAGTTGGGCCCCTCAGCTGAAGATTCTAGCCCATGCCTCGGTTGGGGGATATTCGGCTCACGCCGGGTGGAGTTCGGTGGTAGAGtcggttgcatttaagaaaccTATGATTTTGTTGACCTTCGTCGCAGACCAAGGAATAAACGCTAGGATTTTGGAGGAGAAGAAAATGGGTTACTGTATTCCCAGAGATGATCAAAACGGTTCGTTTAGTAGCGATGCTGTAGCAAAGTCTTTGAGGTTGGTAATGGTTGAAGATGAGGGGAACATTTACAGACACAAAGTCAAGGAAATGAGTGGACTGTTTGCTGACAGGGATAGACAAGACCGATATTTGGATAACTTCCTGGACTACCTCAAATCGCATAAAACGTCTGAACTTTCTACAGAGCAGaggagaaaataattaaatt
It encodes:
- the LOC107425145 gene encoding UDP-glycosyltransferase 91A1-like gives rise to the protein MAEKDNKLHIALFPWLAFGHMIPFLELAKLIAQKGHRVSFLCTPRNINRLPKLPPNSINFVNLPLPHVEGLPEDAEATIDVPYHTIQYLKKAYDGLQESVTLFLQSSNPNLIIYDFAPYWVAPIASKLGIKTSFFSIFISPTLGFMGPPSVLKGESSVNYEIRTKPEDYTVPPKWIDFPTTVAFRYFEIKRIFDSMSPNDSGVSDVYRIGAGIESCDVVAIRGCIDFEPEWFRLLRNIYNKPVLPIGQLSPAGDQNDNGGDETETETWLKMKSWLDKQEKGSVVYVAFGSEAKPGQEEVTEIAFGLEKSQLPFFWVLRLTQAAALPAGFEERVEGRGVVWKTWAPQLKILAHESVGGHLTHSGGSSVVESLKFQRALILLPLTADQGIYTRILEEKKMGRCVPRNERDGSFTSNAVAESLRLVMVEENGKIYRERVKEMSELFGDMDRQNRYLDAFLDHLKCH